A window of Hippea jasoniae contains these coding sequences:
- a CDS encoding dynamin family protein, translating into MEKLKNQLHLTIEKLNKITPDAKQLKKAYEKLTQEHFNLVIIGQFKRGKSTFINALLGEKIVPSSILPLTSIVTIISYNPEKYAVVKFMDKSTKQIPVDEVSIYVTEKHNPENKLNVKEVWVYHPSEYLKKGIRIVDTPGIGSVFKHNTDVAYNFLPYCDAAIFVMSPDPPLGEAEIEFLKNAKAYTEKFFFVLNKIDIVSEDELQEVVEFNRNLLKEYTKRDVKIYPVSAKEALEAKLNKDSQKLESSNIKQIETDLDRFIETERFNIIALSTTNMLLRHINNELTSYKIQTQTQKLSVDQLKSKIDEFSRFIKTIEDEAEEYSYILDKRIEKIYAELDDEIEKLKEDHLPQLIENMQKHYDELSKQKLSTEEFENQMTQKMNGYIMEIFSEWRKQQSDIISKRVEAVYEDLASKINSKIKQIIKSASELFEVELNAYIDKEKLSQKSDFYFMLEDQMGILNIFATTFRTKLPFFIGKRIAAKHIKKTTIELFDRHCGRVRYDLTKRVRETTFAFKDQLKDKLQLTIDSINEALKKSLALKEQNEQEVETKLREIQKNTEKLLKIKEELEALKNRLNT; encoded by the coding sequence ATGGAAAAGCTTAAAAATCAACTTCATTTGACCATTGAAAAGCTAAATAAGATTACTCCAGATGCAAAGCAACTAAAAAAAGCCTACGAAAAACTAACTCAGGAACATTTCAACTTGGTCATTATTGGACAGTTCAAACGGGGCAAATCAACTTTCATCAATGCCCTTCTGGGTGAAAAAATCGTGCCTTCTTCTATATTGCCATTAACCTCAATTGTTACCATTATCTCATATAACCCAGAGAAATACGCAGTTGTAAAGTTTATGGATAAATCAACAAAACAGATCCCAGTTGATGAAGTATCGATTTATGTTACAGAAAAACACAATCCAGAAAACAAACTCAATGTCAAAGAGGTGTGGGTCTATCATCCATCAGAATATTTAAAAAAGGGCATAAGAATCGTTGATACACCAGGAATAGGCAGCGTTTTTAAGCATAACACAGATGTTGCATACAACTTTTTACCCTACTGCGATGCCGCAATATTTGTTATGAGCCCCGATCCGCCACTGGGTGAGGCTGAGATAGAGTTTTTAAAAAACGCAAAAGCCTATACGGAAAAATTCTTTTTTGTTTTAAATAAAATCGACATTGTTTCAGAGGATGAACTTCAAGAGGTGGTTGAGTTCAACAGGAATCTACTTAAAGAATACACAAAAAGGGATGTAAAAATCTATCCAGTCTCTGCAAAAGAGGCTTTGGAGGCAAAGCTCAATAAAGATTCGCAAAAATTGGAAAGCTCAAATATTAAGCAAATAGAAACAGACCTTGATAGATTTATCGAAACAGAGAGGTTTAACATCATAGCTTTATCTACAACAAATATGCTGCTTAGGCATATAAACAATGAGCTTACATCTTATAAAATTCAAACACAGACCCAGAAACTGTCCGTTGATCAGTTAAAATCAAAAATAGATGAATTTAGCAGGTTTATAAAAACAATCGAAGATGAGGCTGAAGAATACAGCTATATTTTAGATAAGCGCATAGAGAAAATCTACGCAGAACTTGACGATGAGATAGAAAAGCTCAAAGAGGACCATCTACCACAGCTAATTGAAAACATGCAGAAACATTATGATGAGCTTTCAAAACAAAAACTATCAACAGAAGAATTCGAAAATCAAATGACCCAAAAAATGAACGGCTATATTATGGAAATCTTTTCAGAGTGGAGAAAACAACAATCAGACATAATATCAAAAAGGGTTGAGGCGGTTTATGAAGATTTAGCCTCAAAGATAAACTCAAAGATAAAGCAAATCATTAAAAGTGCATCAGAACTGTTTGAGGTGGAGCTAAATGCCTACATTGACAAAGAAAAACTATCTCAAAAAAGCGATTTTTACTTTATGCTTGAGGATCAGATGGGAATTTTGAATATCTTTGCCACCACCTTTAGAACAAAACTGCCGTTTTTTATCGGCAAAAGGATAGCAGCTAAACATATCAAAAAAACGACCATAGAGCTGTTTGACAGGCATTGCGGCAGGGTTAGATATGATTTAACAAAAAGGGTCAGGGAAACCACTTTTGCATTCAAAGATCAGCTAAAAGACAAGTTGCAACTAACAATCGACTCAATCAATGAGGCGTTAAAAAAATCGCTTGCCCTAAAAGAGCAAAACGAGCAGGAAGTTGAAACAAAACTAAGAGAAATCCAGAAAAACACAGAAAAACTGCTCAAGATAAAAGAAGAATTAGAGGCATTAAAAAACAGATTAAATACATGA
- a CDS encoding gamma-glutamylcyclotransferase family protein, protein MIYYFAYGSNMNLKLLKKLKVAVLKNKTGYIRHYTITFNRYDKDNPHIAYANIKKSTNRRVWGRLLKIFKRDLKKLDRWEGYPDCYSRIKLPVITKNSQTEAIVYIAFVKEHFISRPAKNYLKLILEASKQLPKNYRFTLKQTATADINWSIEDAL, encoded by the coding sequence ATGATATACTATTTTGCATACGGCTCGAATATGAATTTAAAACTCCTAAAAAAGCTAAAAGTGGCTGTATTAAAAAATAAAACAGGCTATATCAGACACTATACAATCACCTTTAACAGATACGATAAAGACAATCCCCATATTGCCTATGCAAATATAAAAAAATCGACAAACAGGAGGGTCTGGGGCAGGTTGCTTAAGATTTTCAAAAGAGATCTAAAAAAGCTTGACAGATGGGAAGGATACCCAGACTGCTACAGCCGTATCAAACTGCCCGTAATAACAAAAAACTCTCAAACAGAGGCGATAGTCTATATCGCTTTTGTAAAGGAGCATTTTATATCTAGACCTGCCAAAAATTATTTGAAGCTTATATTAGAGGCATCAAAGCAGCTACCCAAAAACTATCGCTTCACATTAAAACAAACAGCCACAGCTGATATCAACTGGAGCATTGAAGATGCTTTATAA
- a CDS encoding YdcF family protein translates to MLYKLIFFISKTIGYFLVPPGFIVLLLIITLLLLFLKKLRAAKILLIFTLFLTYLLSIEPVKDMLLNPLENRFNFPQSFSCNYIVVLGGGQIYHSKAFTNKPAPSCSTLKRLIVALKVYKSIKKPIIVSGGLLRQNAYPEAYTMKNFLVRLGVGGNMIIEDNKSKNTFENALFVKRIVKHSKICLITSAYHMPRSMLIFKSFGIKAQPVPADYRIYHTSYGYYSFVPHIGYFRDSSIAIKEYIGIAYFYLIERFFKKV, encoded by the coding sequence ATGCTTTATAAACTTATCTTTTTTATCTCAAAAACGATAGGATACTTCTTAGTTCCACCGGGTTTTATTGTGCTTTTGCTTATAATAACTTTACTCTTGTTATTTTTAAAAAAGCTAAGAGCGGCAAAAATACTGCTTATTTTTACGCTTTTTTTAACATATCTTTTATCTATCGAGCCAGTAAAGGATATGCTTCTAAACCCGCTTGAAAATCGATTCAATTTTCCACAATCGTTTAGTTGCAACTACATCGTTGTTTTGGGTGGCGGCCAAATATACCACTCAAAAGCCTTTACTAACAAGCCAGCTCCCTCCTGCTCAACACTAAAACGATTGATTGTAGCTTTAAAAGTCTATAAATCCATCAAAAAACCAATTATTGTAAGTGGCGGCCTGTTGCGTCAAAATGCCTATCCTGAAGCTTATACGATGAAAAATTTTCTTGTTAGATTAGGGGTTGGTGGCAACATGATTATTGAGGATAACAAAAGCAAAAACACATTTGAAAACGCCCTGTTTGTCAAAAGAATCGTTAAACACTCAAAAATATGTTTAATCACAAGCGCCTATCACATGCCACGCAGTATGTTAATTTTTAAATCATTTGGCATAAAAGCCCAGCCAGTGCCAGCAGATTATAGAATTTATCACACATCCTATGGCTATTATTCATTTGTTCCTCATATTGGCTATTTTAGAGATTCCTCTATTGCAATTAAGGAATATATCGGTATTGCATATTTTTATCTGATTGAGAGATTTTTTAAAAAGGTGTAG
- a CDS encoding tRNA (adenine-N1)-methyltransferase, with product MSYKPKTNDLIILLEPEKNKKYIFNIETMPERFSTQHGYIEKDKILATPFGSPVKTHLGRKYLLLPATLYDFIMFKLNRLTQIVYPKDAAYIALRLDVKPGSVVIESGIGSGAMSAVFATIVGSSGKLISYEAEEKFIKNALKNLKKIGLDGNIEIKHRNIAEGFDEVETADAFFLDVKEPWLYLSNVVKTLKNGRMLAVLVPTTNQVSSTLKAMETLPLIDIEVSEIIKRDWKTNPERLRPKDVMSAHTAFLIFARKIATLEDTP from the coding sequence ATGAGCTACAAACCCAAAACAAACGACTTAATCATCCTGCTTGAACCTGAAAAAAACAAAAAATACATTTTCAACATAGAAACGATGCCTGAGAGATTCTCCACCCAGCATGGCTATATCGAAAAAGATAAAATCCTTGCAACACCGTTTGGTAGCCCTGTTAAGACCCATCTTGGGCGCAAATATCTACTTCTTCCTGCCACGCTTTATGATTTTATTATGTTTAAGCTTAATAGGCTAACTCAGATCGTCTATCCCAAAGATGCAGCATACATTGCATTGAGACTCGATGTTAAACCGGGTAGCGTCGTTATAGAAAGCGGCATTGGAAGCGGTGCAATGAGTGCTGTGTTTGCAACAATTGTGGGCAGCAGTGGAAAATTAATAAGCTATGAAGCAGAAGAAAAATTTATAAAAAACGCCCTTAAAAATTTAAAAAAAATCGGTCTTGATGGAAATATTGAAATAAAACATCGCAATATAGCCGAAGGTTTTGATGAAGTTGAAACAGCCGATGCGTTCTTTTTAGATGTTAAAGAGCCGTGGCTTTATTTAAGCAATGTTGTCAAAACATTAAAAAACGGCAGGATGCTTGCGGTTCTGGTGCCAACAACCAATCAGGTTTCATCGACTCTCAAAGCAATGGAAACACTGCCTTTAATAGATATCGAGGTAAGCGAGATAATAAAACGTGACTGGAAAACAAATCCAGAAAGATTAAGGCCCAAAGATGTAATGAGTGCCCATACGGCGTTTTTGATATTTGCACGAAAAATAGCAACGCTTGAAGATACCCCATAA